Proteins from a single region of Rhodobacteraceae bacterium LMO-JJ12:
- a CDS encoding phasin, PhaP, which translates to MAKAQDFTAVMKDMMGAFPVDTAAFEKSFQSQASLNEKLTGVALSAAEKSAEISSKWTKDTLSKLSDMSKAKAEPADYAKAMTDFASATAEVAAENMAAFAEIAKKVQTDTVELMMAAGKEAGEEATAAVKKATDDVTTAAKKATTAK; encoded by the coding sequence ATGGCCAAAGCACAAGATTTCACCGCCGTCATGAAAGACATGATGGGCGCATTCCCCGTTGATACCGCCGCTTTTGAAAAATCGTTCCAGAGCCAAGCTTCGCTGAACGAGAAGCTGACCGGTGTGGCGCTGTCCGCTGCCGAGAAATCCGCCGAGATTTCCAGCAAATGGACCAAAGACACGCTGTCCAAACTGTCGGACATGAGCAAAGCCAAAGCCGAGCCTGCCGATTACGCCAAAGCAATGACCGATTTCGCATCGGCCACTGCTGAAGTTGCTGCCGAAAATATGGCAGCTTTCGCCGAAATCGCCAAGAAAGTTCAAACAGACACCGTTGAACTGATGATGGCTGCTGGCAAAGAAGCAGGCGAAGAAGCCACTGCCGCAGTGAAAAAAGCCACTGACGACGTGACCACGGCTGCCAAAAAAGCCACCACGGCCAAGTAA
- the phaR gene encoding polyhydroxyalkanoate synthesis repressor PhaR, whose translation MADSEKPLLIKRYASRRLYNTETSDYVTLDDIAGFIRGGREVQIIDLKSGDDLTRQYLLQIIAEHESRGENVLPVSVLNDLVRSYASQATSVVPQFLQASFEMLRDGQSKLMDNMGVMSPMAKMPGFEAMQAQQAAFMKAMTGGWVPGTVPGADDEPSEAKKPEQDGGEELDEIKEQLAALQSKLSKLGK comes from the coding sequence GTGGCCGATAGTGAAAAACCACTTCTGATCAAGCGTTACGCAAGTCGGAGACTCTATAATACCGAGACAAGCGATTATGTGACTCTCGATGACATTGCCGGATTTATCCGTGGTGGGCGCGAAGTTCAGATTATTGATCTGAAGAGCGGGGATGACCTGACGCGGCAGTACCTGCTGCAAATTATCGCCGAACATGAGAGCCGGGGCGAGAATGTATTGCCAGTGTCCGTGCTCAACGATCTGGTGCGCAGTTATGCCAGCCAGGCGACGAGCGTGGTGCCTCAGTTTCTTCAGGCCAGTTTCGAAATGTTGCGCGATGGGCAATCCAAGCTGATGGACAATATGGGCGTCATGAGCCCGATGGCAAAGATGCCGGGGTTTGAGGCGATGCAGGCGCAGCAAGCTGCCTTCATGAAGGCCATGACGGGGGGCTGGGTGCCGGGAACTGTTCCGGGGGCCGATGATGAGCCGAGCGAGGCCAAGAAACCGGAGCAGGACGGTGGCGAGGAGCTTGACGAGATCAAGGAGCAACTCGCAGCGCTTCAATCGAAGCTTTCCAAACTCGGCAAATAG